A genomic stretch from Bosea sp. F3-2 includes:
- a CDS encoding Lrp/AsnC family transcriptional regulator produces the protein MKPELDRTDVKILRLLQSDGRMGNAEIAKRVNTSAATCHRRIQRLFAEGYITGVRAQISPQKIDMGTLAFVGVVLDRSTPESFGAFEAAVRAMPLVLDCHIVAGDFDYILKIRVRDMADFNKLHADKLIALPGVRQTRTFFVMKEVVDNAPLAF, from the coding sequence ATGAAGCCTGAGCTGGACCGAACCGACGTCAAGATTCTGCGCCTGCTGCAGAGCGACGGGCGCATGGGCAATGCCGAAATCGCCAAGCGCGTGAACACCAGCGCCGCCACCTGTCACCGTCGCATCCAGCGCCTTTTCGCCGAGGGTTACATCACCGGCGTCCGTGCACAGATCTCGCCCCAGAAGATCGATATGGGCACGCTGGCCTTCGTCGGCGTCGTGCTCGACCGTTCGACGCCGGAGAGCTTCGGCGCCTTCGAGGCGGCTGTCCGCGCAATGCCGCTCGTCCTCGACTGCCATATCGTCGCAGGCGACTTCGACTACATCCTGAAGATCCGGGTGCGGGACATGGCCGACTTCAACAAGCTCCACGCCGACAAGCTGATCGCCCTGCCCGGCGTGCGCCAGACGCGGACTTTCTTCGTGATGAAGGAGGTCGTGGACAACGCGCCGCTGGCGTTCTGA
- the urtE gene encoding urea ABC transporter ATP-binding subunit UrtE translates to MLTVDAINLHYGAAQALRHVSIAAEPGKVTCVMGRNGVGKTSLMRAIVGHQPISAGHIRFDGEDISGLRSEERARAGIAYVPQGREIFPLLTVKENLETGFAPLKRKDRYVPDELFDLFPVLQSMLGRRGGDLSGGQQQQLAIARALVTRPRLLVLDEPTEGIQPSIIKDIGRAIDYLRQKGGMAIVLVEQYFDFARELADTMFVMDRGEVVLSGAMNELDGNQVQRLIQV, encoded by the coding sequence ATGCTGACCGTCGACGCCATCAACCTGCATTACGGTGCCGCCCAGGCCCTGCGCCATGTCTCGATCGCCGCGGAGCCCGGCAAGGTTACCTGCGTGATGGGCCGCAACGGCGTCGGCAAGACCTCGCTGATGCGCGCCATCGTCGGCCATCAGCCGATCTCGGCCGGCCATATCCGCTTCGATGGAGAGGATATTTCCGGTCTGCGCAGCGAAGAACGCGCGCGCGCCGGCATCGCCTATGTGCCGCAGGGGCGGGAGATCTTCCCGCTCCTGACGGTGAAGGAGAATCTGGAGACGGGCTTTGCGCCGCTGAAGCGCAAGGATCGCTACGTCCCGGATGAACTCTTCGACCTGTTCCCCGTGCTGCAGTCGATGCTCGGCCGGCGCGGCGGAGACCTCTCGGGTGGCCAGCAGCAGCAGCTCGCGATCGCGCGGGCGCTGGTGACCCGACCCAGGCTGCTGGTGCTGGACGAGCCGACCGAGGGCATCCAGCCCTCGATCATCAAGGATATCGGCCGCGCCATCGATTACCTCCGCCAGAAGGGCGGCATGGCGATCGTTCTCGTCGAGCAATATTTCGACTTCGCCCGCGAACTCGCCGACACGATGTTCGTGATGGATCGCGGCGAGGTCGTGCTGTCGGGCGCGATGAACGAGCTCGACGGCAATCAGGTGCAGCGGCTGATTCAGGTCTGA